CCTGTGCGGCTGCAACAATAGGGTCCACTCCACCCCAGGGGCGGGAACCATGAGTCTGGTGGCCATTAATAGTGATGCGGAACTCATCGGCGGCGGCCATCAAAGGGCCGGAGCGGTAACCGACTACCCCAACAGGCAGGGAGGAGGTCACATGCTGGCCAAAGGCTACATCCGGCTTGTATTTCTTGAAGATCCCCTCTTTGAGCATCAGCTCCGCACCACCTTCCTCATTGTCCGGTGCGCCTTCTTCGGCGGGCTGGAATATGAATAAGACGTTGCCAGCCAGCTCATCGCGAAGGCCCGCGAGGACCTCGGCGGCGCCCATCAGCATCGCCACATGGGTGTCGTGGCCACAGGCATGCATAACGCCAACATCTTTGCCCTGGTAAGTGGTTCTCGCTTTAGAGGCGAAGGGTACATCGGTTCTCTCGGTTACCGGCAGAGCATCCATGTCAGCTCGCAGGGCGACGGTTGGTCCGGGTTTGCCGCCTTTCAAAAATCCCACAAGGCCGGTATGGGCGATACCGGTTTCTACTTCAAGACCCAATGCACGCAGGTGCTGTTCAATGTATTTGGCTGTTTGAAATTCGCGATTGCCCAGCTCAGGATTCTGGTGCAGGTGACGGCGCCACTCAATAACTTTGGATTCGGTGTTTTCCAGTAACTGTTCTGGTTTGGAATCGGCGATAGAAGCCTGACTCAATGAAATACTGATGACCAAGGATAGAATTTTTTTCACGTTACACTACCTTCATTATTGTTACTTAATTCTATCTTTAAAATAGTGTACTTCCTAGGTTAAATTTAGTTTTTACCTAGCTGACGCGTTTAATGTAAGGGTTGAATGGGTTTTATATTTGTACTCTGTATGTGCCTGTAATTAAATATCAATATTTCGATACCTATTTTATGTATTGCAAATACTGACTCAAGATATGCTGGGAAAATTTAAGCGTATAGATATTGAGTGGCTCCCAAGAGCTTGGTTAAAATATATGATTGGCTTTTGATGTCCTTGGTGGGTATTTTGCTGGAGATCTATATGTATTCTATTAAGGGTAAAAAACATACACTGTTTCGATGAAAGTAAGTAATATATCTTTTGGTGGCGCTTGATGCATTGGTATCAGTATGAACTATTGGTCGTTATGTATCACTGGTTTTTGTACTAAATTATAATTTTATAAATCAAGAATCAGGTGTTTTTCTTGATTTAGTGATGGCGCTTTAATAAACGCCGAGAAAATTGTGCTTATACATTGCAGGGTGCCGGTGGTTTTTGCCAGCCTCCTAAACTTTTTTCAATATGGGCCGCAATTTGTAACCCAACACCTTCGTGAAACTGTTTTGTGATAATCTGTACGCCAATAGGTAACCCTGACCTGGATGTGCCTGCTCTAATGGTAACAACTGGTAATAACAACGTACTTACCCCCCAAACATAACTGGTATTGACCGGCATGCCCGGGTCCATCATTGTTTTTTCAGCGGAAATTGCTTCTGCTGGCATAACTGGGCATATTAAAGCATCGTAATTATCAAAGAACTTAAGAATATCACTTCGAAATAAATCCCACTCATGCCATCCCTGCATGAACTGATCAATATTAAGGGAGTAGGGCTTGATGTAGTCAAGCAGCTTTTGCATCAGGGGTGAAACTCTTTTTACATTTAGGTTTTCCAGTCCGGTCTTGAATGCAGTGTAAGCATAAGCTCCAAGTGTTTTGTGGAAGAAATCAAAAGCTTCTCCAAAACGAGGTGGCCAATCATGCTTAACCGTACAATTCAGCGCAGATAAGGCATTAGCCACATTCTGAATAGTCTGTCGGGTTTCACTGGAAATTGGTGGGTTATCTTCATCAAATACGTAAGCTATTCTGAGATCTTTTGCTTTTTTAGTTTTCTCAAGACTAATAGGCCTGGGGATAACGGCCGAGTCTCGTCCATCGGGTCCCTCTAAAACCGATAATAGTAGTGAAACATCTTCCACATAGCGACAAATTGGGCCTTCTGTTAGTATCAAACCCATTACACCGGTTCGAATACCTCCAGGGTAAACAACACCAGTAGATGGAATAACTCGTGGTGTTGTTTTCACCCCGCAGAGGCCACAATAATGTGCTGGCACACGGATACTGCCACCGACATCGGCGCCAACATCGAAAGCGCTACCACAAGCTGCGACAATTGCAGCAGCTCCACCACTACTGCCGCCGGCGCCTCGGCTTAAATCATAGGGGTTCAATGTTTGCCCGTACACTAAGTTATCGGTATCAACTGAGTTTTCGAATTCCGGTGTGTTGGTTTTACCTAAAAGTATTGCTCCGGCTTCTTTTAGGCGCTTGGCAATTGTAGAGTCATAGGTGGTTATATTGTTTTTTAAACCCAGGCATCCTGCGGTGACGATGTCACCTTGAGTTGCATAAACATCTTTTAAGGTAAATGGCAGGCCATGTAAAGGCCCTACTTTTCTACCCTTTGCTAATTGCTTATCCCTCTTCTTGGCTTCCTCCAGTGCGCGTTGAGGGTTAAACTGAATCACGGCATTGATGAGGGGGTTAACTTTTTCAATTTGTTCAATATAAGCTGTTGTCAGCTCGACACAAGAGCACTCTCTATTTTGAATCATTTTTGCGAGTTTATTTGCAGGCAATGCAATCATATTCATCGAGTCCTATAAAGTATTTACAGTACTTATTTGGGGTGATGACGTTAAATTTCTGTGATTTGAAATAAATAGATGAGGTGCTCTACAGATAGAAGGAGCATATAACTGATTTTTGAAGTTTTTCACGAAAAGATTCTTTGGATCAAAAATAGTATTAGCTAATTGTAGTCAATAGTTGAGAGTTTTTTACGGCGTTTCATGTATCATCTAGTGTATTCCTGATGTTTTTTTAGAATGAATTTTTCAGTCGGCCAGGTTTGTAAATCAGTGTATATTGAAATTTGGTTTAACCAAGCGGAGGTCTATCGGCAGCACATATAAGCCCGGTTACATCTTGTTCCACAATTCGCGGGTCACTCTCATATTTTGTGTACTCTTAGCTTTCCTTGAAGTTCTTTTGGGGTATGAATGGCTGCCATAACCTATAGATTTCCGTGTGATTTCACTTTATTTATGGTAGTAGATATCGTGTATTCATAGCTTCTTTAAAATATCTATACGCAAAAATTTATTAATGCTTGAGGGTTGAGTACTTTAGTAGAGATGATCTGGAGATCATGGGTAGTCTGTGGGCTTTTAGTGGCTCTTTGTTGTTCATGATGTGCTTATGGATGACGAGGCGACGCTTTCGCTGGATCAGGGCCCCTTGAAAGCCGAACAGAGGAAACGGCAGGGGGAGCTTTTCTCTGTTTATTGATAGCTTGATGGCTCATAGAAATGAAAAATAATGTGATGAAGGAGAGTTTCTCATGCTGGAGTTGAGACCTAATTGCGAATGCTGTGATAAAGACCTGCCGCCAAATTCTGTTGAGGCCATGATTTGTACTTATGAGTGCACTTTCTGTAAGCGCTGTGTAGAAGAGGTATTGAGTAATGTCTGCCCAAACTGCGGCGGTGGGTTTTGTCCTCGTCCGGTTCGCCCCCAGGCAGCACTGCGCCCTGGAGTGGGTGTCCAGTTCCAGCCCGCATCGCAAAAGCGGGTATTGAGTCGCTACAGTAAAGAGGAAATGCAGGATTTTGCTACAACAGCGAAGGGCATTGCCCCGGAGGCGCGTTGAGGCAAAGTCAGTAGGTTGGAAGCAGTCTGGCTTATGTGACCATTTTGTCTGGGTCGGTCAATGTCTGTAAAGTGATCAGTAATTGCCCGGTAAAGTTAACTGGGGGAGGTTATCCGGTTTCTTTATGGGGCGAGTGTCCCCAAGTCGATTTCTTTGGGGCTGGCAATATTTTCTCTGACACCGTAACTTATATCGCCTTTTTTGGGGATCTCATAGGGATAAACATGACAAGTATCGTAGCGGATATCGGCGGCACTAATGCCCGCTTTGCGATCGCCAAACCCGTGGCGGCAGGATACCAGTTGGAACGGCTGAAAGTCGTAGACTGCAAGCGCTTTAAAGGCTTTGATGCGGCCTTACAACATTGGCTTGATGAACTGGAGGGACCCAGGCCCGAGAAGGCGTGTATTGCTGCGGCAGGCCCCCTGGAAAAGACCGCTACCGGTGGCCGAGTCTATATGACTAATCTTGGTTGGAGTATTGATGCAGGAGAGTTGGCTCAGGAGTTTGCATTTCCACACCTGGAATTGATCAATGACTTTGCCGCGCTGGCACAATCCCTGCCACGTCTGAGTAGTGAGGATTATCAGGTACTGCGAGATGTTCCCCGTGTAGAAGGAGCGCCCATGGCCGTTCTTGGACCGGGAACAGGCCTTGGCGTGGCTGGCCTGGCCGAGGCAGATGGCCGCTATCATGTGCTCGCTGGTGAAGGGGGGCATGCTAACCTGACCGTTTCCACTCAGCGCGAACTGCAATTGCTGCAGATTCTGATGAAGAGTCGCTCACCGGTCTTTAATGAGTGGGTGTTATCTGGCAGTGGCCTGGTAAACCTTTACCACGCGGTGTGTGAACTGAACGGACAGGAACCAGAAGACCTTAGCCCTCCCGATATCAGCGCACGGGGGTTGGATGGGGCAGATCCCCTATGCCGTGAAACCCTACTGGACTTCCTGAACTTCCTCGGCAGTGCTACCGGTGACGCGGCACTGTATATGGGGGCTAGGGGAGGCGTATTCCTCGGTGGTGGTATATTGCCGCGCATTGCCAAGCTGCTGCCCGAGAGTGAGTTTGAGCAGCGATTCCTGAATAAGGGGCGGGTAGCCCCTTGGATGGAGACGGTGCCTGTCTATGCCCTAAATGCTGGCTACCAAGCACTGATTGGTGCGGCAGTTCAGCTTGAGGGCTGACTTTCCTGTATAAATAACCAACATACTTAAGTATGGGATGCAGAGATGTATCCCTGTGACCTTAGTCACAGTTTCTCCCGCCTCCTCCCCCCTTGGGGGAGGATGTTATGGATAAGGGGCCGCCCTAGGATGCAGGGTCTCAACATAACGATAAGTCCAGGGAGAAGATGATGAGTCTATCCAATAAAAGTAAAGGGGCGCTCAGACCCACTTTACTGTCTGCTGCCATCGCAGCCTCTGTATCCGCCTCTGTAGGGGTCTATGCGCAGGAGCAGGAAGCACTGGAAGAGGTAACAGTTACCGGTATTCGTACCAGTGTCTTGGACTCCCTTGAAGCCAAGCGCAACGCAGATGTGGTTGCCGATGTGGTTGACGCGGGTGCTTTGTCATCTCTGCCTGATCAATCTATTGCCGACGCCCTGGGCCGCTTGCCCGGCGTGACTACAGTGCGCTCCAATGGCCAGTCCTCACAGTTGAATATCCGCGGTATGAACGGCGACTTCCTGCAGACCACCCTGAATGGTCGCGAGCAGGCTTCTACCAGTGGCTACACAGAAAGTACTCGCTGGATCTCCTTTGATCAGTACCCGGCAGAATTGATCAATCAGGCTGCTGTTTATAAGTCCCCGAAAGCATCCCATATCGAAGGTGGTGTAGCGGGCTCTGTTGAGCTGAAAACTGCTAACCCGTTGGATGCTGAAAAAGAGCATAATTTTAATGCCAATGTGCGCATGTCGTTTAACGATGCGGCGGATGAGGTGGGAGCAGACGAATTCGGTCAGCGTGTTACCTTGTCCTACATGGGTAAATTTATGGATGACAAAGTTGGCGTTGCCCTCGGCTATTCCAATCTTGAGCAGCCAAACAGCTTTACCAAGGCGCGCACGGGTGCCGATGCACAGATCGGCTATGAGCAGGGCAATGATTTCGATGGAGACGGCAGTGCGGATGCTTTACCACGGGCTTTCCAGTGGCAGTCTGGCAACGGTACCGATACTCGTAACGGTTACCTGGCCAGTGTGGTATTCCAACCTACAGATAACTTCAAGGCCCAACTCGACTACTTCAGGTCTGAATTTGAGCGAGTCGATACCCGTCACGGTATTACCGTGGGTGGCCTGGGTAATATGGGTTCCTACACCCTTTCTGATACTGAAGTTAACGGCGGTGTGGTTACCGACGGTACGGTAATAATTACTGACCCGAAGACGATCTATGATTCCAGTCCCTGGTTTGAGGCACGCTCTGAAGACCAGTCTACCCAAGCGGACAGCGATAGTATTGGGCTTAACCTGGAATGGAGCTTTGGTGATCGTCATACCTTAATGGTTGACTATTCCTACAGTGAGGGCACTAAGACTCGCAAGGACCAGATTGTGTCCATGCATGCCTATGACCTGACCACTGATGCTGCTGGTAACCTGCTTGCCTGGGAAGAGGCTGCAGGCCAGAGCTTTACCTACTCTCTCAATGGCGATGGTATCCCTTCCGGTGTCTTCTCCGAAGTCGACTTTACTGACCTTGACACTATGCGCTTATCTCGCTACGAAGAGTATCCTCACGAGTACACCGATGAGGTTGAAGCCTTTAAGGTGGATTACAAATTTGACTTGGAGTGGGGCGCAATTGCTTCTGTTGAGGCGGGATTCCGAGCATCTGAGCGCACTTTTGACTCTGAGCGCGGCGCATTCCTCTATGGCAGCCGTGATGGTCAATTTAATGACTACTGTGCGGATAACCTATCGAGCATTGACTGCATGCCACAAGAACTGGGTGGTTATGTCAAAGTTGAATCTACCAACGGATTGCCGCAATTTGTGGTAACCGATATGGATGCTCTGGCTTCCAGTATTTTTGGTGCTGGAAATTACGAAGGTAAGAAAGTATTTAGCCAGGACTGGACTTTTGTTGAGTCTGGAGCTGTGACTGAAGAAGTACTTGCTTATTACCTGATGGCTAATATTGATACCCAACTGGGGAATATTCCGGTTACTGGTAATTTTGGTGTACGCATTGTCGAAACCGATGTGAAGTCCAGCGGTATTCAAAATGTAGGAGCCGGTAACGGTATCGAGATCACTGATGATGTGGGTGTCACTTCAGATAGCTATGACTACGTCGAATATGGTCCTGAGTACACTGACACCCTGCCATCTCTGAACCTGAACTTTGAGCTGACAGAGCAGGACTATATCCGTTTTGCCGCAGCCAAAGTCATGGGGCGTCCACCAGTGGGGCAGCTGAAAGGCGGTGCCGGCTCTTGGAATAGCGTCAATAGTGATGGTGCTACTGAGTACAATGTGTGGACCAAGGGTTCTCCTTATCTAGACCCGTTTCGCGCGAACCAGTTTGACCTTGCTTACGAGCACTACTTTGAAGAAGGGGGGGCTGTAACCGCAGCGCTTTTCTGGAAGGATATCGAGAGCCTGGTAGAGAAGCAGTACATCTACTTCGATAGCCAAGCCGAACGTACGGCAATGTTTGAGTCTCTGGGTATTGAAATTCCTGTTGGGTTGGAAGCGGGCGCTTTTGAAACCTTCGTCAATAATGACAAGGGTGGTTATATTCGTGGTATTGAACTTGCGGGCACCCAGACTTTTGACCAGCTACCCGGTATCTGGGCTGGTCTGGGCCTGACTGCCAGTTACTCTTACACTGAGAGTGAAACCGAGGTCAGTGGTGGTAGCCTCTACGGAGAAAATCTGCCGCTGCCTGGTCTGTCGAAAAATGTCTGGAGCACCACGATATTTTGGGATATCGGTAACTTCAGTTCACACCTCAATGTGCGCTATCGCGATGAATTTATCCTGAATATGCCGGTGCCAGGCAGCTCCACACCTGTTGAAGCACAAGCATATACCACAGTGGATGCACAGATATCTTACGCCTTTGATAATGGTATTGATGTTATTTTTTCAGCCAATAACCTGACTGATGAAGCGGATGTGAAGTCCTACGGTGTCGATGGTGCTCTGGGTGAGTACACCGAATTTGGGCGTCAGTTTTACCTAGGTCTTAACTACAGCTATTAAGTGTCGTTGATTCTTCCGGTATGAAACCGAGTGTGTGATAGAAAGCCGCCCGCTGAGCCATGCTTGCCGGGCGGTTTTTTTTAGATAAACCTGGGGTACAAGGCTTTAGGTACGGTGCTATAGATTTTCGGGGGCGTCATGAGTAATCACAATAAAAAAATAATAATTCTGGGCGGAGGTACTGCAGGCTGGATCACCGCAAACCTGATGGCGGCCCACTGGCAGGACAAAGGGTTTGATATCACCCTGGTGGAATCCCCCGATATTGGCATTGTTGGTGTTGGTGAGGGTTCAACACCCCCGCTAAAAGGTTTTATGGATACTATCGGAGTCAGTGAAGCCGAATGGATGCCGGAGTGTAATGCAACTTACAAAGTGGGAATTACTTTTAAAGGTTGGTCTACCAAGCCAGGCTTTAGTGAATATGTACATCCTTTCGTTGGCCAGCCAGATCAATTTACTGTACCAGCCTTCTTCCACAATAGCTTTTTGCGACGTAAAGGTGTAGATCTGGAGGGGCATCCTGATCACTTTTTTTTGGCTACTGAGATGATACGTCAAAAGTTATCTCCCGTTGCGCCAGAAAACTTCCCGTTTGAGATTGCCTACGGATATCACTTTGACTCCGGTTTGCTGGGCAAATATTTGCGGCGAGTTGCCGAAAGAAAGGGGGTTAAATACAAAGTGGCAACGGTTACTGGGGCTATGCTAGATAACCTGGGAAACATTGACTACCTGAAAACTACTGATGGTGAGGTTCTAAAGGCAGATCTCTATGTGGACAGTTCCGGGTTCCGTGGAAACTTAATACAGCAAACCTTAAAAGTGCCTTTTATTAGCTGTGCTGAGAGCCTTTTTAATGATTCTGCAGTAGTTTTTGCTACAGAACAGGAGGAAGACTATGCCCCCCACACTATATCTACGGCCTTGAAATATGGTTGGGCCTGGAAAATCCCTCTGACTAATCGCAATGGCAATGGCTATGTATACAGCTCCAATTTTGTTGATGATGACAAGGCAGAAACTGAGTTTCGTGCACACTTGGGATTACTGGATAGCGATGCAGAGGCACGGAGATTAAAGTTTAAAGTGGGCCGGGTCGCTCAGCACTGGGCGAAAAACTGCCTTGCGGTAGGGCTTTCTCAGGGTTTTATTGAGCCGCTGGAAGCGACCGCTCTGGATATGGTGCAGGAGACGGTCGTGCGCTTTATCGAAGCCTATAATAATGGTGACTATACGGATAAATTCAGAGATGAGTTTAATAACCGCATCAACGCCCGCTTTGATGCAGTGCGAGACTATATTGTCTGTCATTATCGTATCAGCTCTCGAACGGATACGGACTACTGGATAGCCAATGGCACCAATGAAAAAATCTCCCCTTCTTTGCGTTCTATAATTATGTCTTGGATGGCGGGTAAGAATTTGACCGATGAATTAATGAACCAAAAATTGGATGTCTATTTTCCCAATGTTTCCTGGAATTGCCTATTGACCGGAAAGGGTATTTATCCGATTCAGGAGCAGCTACGACCTGGGAATGAGCTCGCACATAAGTATAAAATTGAGGAAATCAGGGGTTTTAATCGCCGTTGTGCCCTTAACTTTAAGCCTCATTCGCAGCAGCTTAATTTATTATCGTTGGGGGTTATAGGTGACTGAATCAATGGTGATCATAAAAAAAGCCCTACACTAGGCAGGGCTAAAGATCGATATGAGGTAAGTACTTGGGGTTACGGTTACACTTTCACGATCTAAGAAAGAATTTTTAAAAGAGACTCAAGCGTTGGCTTATTATCAGGGCAGGCCAACCTGCTTATTCCTCTCCTTCGGTTTTAAGTTTCTGGGTCTCCCGGATATGTAGCATACGCTTTTCGCCACGCTCACCACGTATCTTTACTCGATCCCCGGTTTTCATGCCTTTGCGTTTCAATTCATCTACTTCAATGAAGTAGTAGTGGCCACTTTGCTCATCTTTCAGGGAGAAGCGTCTTTCTACTTTCCCAGTCTCAAAGTCCTCAGAGATAATTTCCTCCAGAGTTCCAGTAACAACTTCTTCTGCTTGAGCAAAGAAAGTAAGAGTCAATCCCGCGATCAATATCAGAATTCTTAACATAATATTTATCCTTTTAAGAACCATTCAGGTTGGAATAAGTCTAGTTATTCAGAAACTATTGTCCATAGCTTACATTAACAACAGCTGACTTACTGGAAGAATTCATGGACTTATATGTAATTGAGAGTCCAATTTTCGAATCGGTAAAGCTGTCACCTGGTTGCTCAAGTACAGCAACATGGTTGGATGTTCTACCATTGAGATAATGAACAGTTACTGAACCCTCAAAATGTGATATTGGGTTAAGTATATCGTGAGCGATATGATAGTTGACGTAATAATGTAGTGGTCTAATCCTTCCGGACCCTTCGCTAGGGTGGTAAAACCACCAAGCGAGGTGAAGTATGACAATAAAAGGTAAACGCCGGCATTTCGAGCCGGAATTCAAGAAATACACCGCAGCCCTAGTCTCCGAGCAAGGATACTCGATTTCTAAAGCTGCAGAGGCTGTAGGAACCACCACAGGTAACCTGCGACGTTGGATAAAAGAGCTGAAGCAAGTGGAGAGCGAAGTAAGATTGGATACTGGTGAGCGCGCTGAGCTAGATCGGTTACGACAAGAAAAAAACAGCTGCGCATGGAGAAAGAAATCCTAAAAAAGGCCAGCGCCTTCTTTGTGAAATAAATGAAGTAAAGTACAGCTTTATTCAGGAGCAGCAAAGGAATATTCCTATTAGGGCTATTTGTCGGGTGATGCAGGTAAGCAAGAGTAGCTATTACGAATGGTGCCGCGATAGTGATAGCTCATTAGATAGCCATACATAGAAGCTGTGCCGCCGCTTGAAGGCTTTATTTGTTGAGTCTCGACAAAGCCTTGGAAGCCGCCATCTCATGAAGCTATTACGCAAAGAAGGCTTTAAAATTGGACGTTATCGAGTTCGCAAGCTAATGAAACAGCTGGGGTTGGTGGTAAAGTGCAAGAAACGATTTACTTTGACGACAGATAGCAAACACTGCCTGCCAGCCGCAGAGAATCTTTTGAATAGGAATTTCTCACCGGCCGCTAAGAATCAAGTTTGGGCTACTGACATCACATACATATGGACCTTGCAGGGCTGGTTTTATTTAGCGGTAGTTATCGATCTCTACTCACGTCGGATTGTTGGCTGGCATCTGGACCACCAGATGGAAACTACACTAGTAAGCCGTGCGTTGATCATGGCTGTTAATTTATGAGCACCGCCAAAAGGCTTGCTACATCACTCTGATAGAGGCAGTCAGTATACTAGCCACACTACCAAGCGCTCATGAAGCAGCATGGGATGATGTGCTCAATGAGCCGTAAGGGAAATTGTTGGGACAACGCACTGACTGAGCGCTTTTTTGGCAGTTTGAAGCGGGAGTGGTTAACTGTAAATCTCTACTCGACAAGGAAGGATGCGATATCAGATGTGAGGGCCTATATCTCTTATTACAATTCACACCGAATCCACACAACTCTAGGAGATGTAACTCCCATCGAATTTGAGAAATGTGCTTAGAGAGGTGTCCGGTTAGACTTGACCACAACATCGCCATCGATATCCTCTATTATCATGGTTCCTTGAGCGTATTCCTTGCTATCCACCACTAAATTTGCGAGAGGCGAGCCAGGGTCAAATGTATAGGGATCATCAGTACCAGTTATAGATATGGTTATTATTGTGGTTTCTTTGTTGCTCCCAAAACCAACTGTGAACTTATCTGTAACAATTTCATTTGCATTCAGTGGATCAGCTAGCTCGCCATTCAGAGAGTAGTTCCGGCTGCCATCCGAGAGACTTCCAGATTGCCATATTCTCCCTGAAGCTCTGATTCCTCAAAAGTTTGATTGGCTTTAATGCTATCATTCAACTGGCCGGAAGTTGAGGTTTTACTATCTTCAGTGGCAACCCCTTTACCACCAGTGATCACCGCTGGTGTATCCTTATCGTTGCCTGTGCCTTTATTACCACTTACAGCGTTGCCATCATTATTACCGTCATTATCAAAGCCTCCACAGGCTGTAAGGAAAACGGATAAACTCATGGCTGTTAGTAATTTTAAAGACTCGTTCATGTCTGTCCCGATTGCTTTGATTGCACTTGGTATAAATCGGATCGAATTATAGGGAGACCTACTTGTTATTCTGTGAAGTCGAATAGGTATTCACAGTTTTGTTAAAAAATTTGAACGCTCTAGAGCCTGTCGATAAGAGGGGTTCTTTTCCACTATTCTGTGATGAAAGGGAGTAAGCTGAGAAGAAGGGGAAGGATTGAGTACTGCGATCCGGACTCCTTTTCAGATCGCAGGGTTGAGCACGTAAGTGATTGATTACTGGTTTTTGGTGGATAAAAACCTGAGTAACTTTCCTAATTCCATATTGTTGCAAGTTTGAGATTTCTGACACTTTTCTAAAGTATGTTGTATGTTGTTATTTTCACTCTGCTCGGCAGCCTTTTTCAAATAGTACAAGGCCACTTCCAAATCGCTGCTGCTTGCGTTCTTTACACTATGCACTTTAGCCAGCTTTAGCGAAGATGTAGCATGTCCAAGGCTTGAGGATTCCTTGTCAAGTGCCAGGGCGTGTGCTTGGCTGCGTTCTACCCTCAATCCCTCTTCGTAAATACGATCCTGGTTAAAATAGCCATACATAGATTTATTCTCAGCGGCACGTTCAAACCAATTGGAGGCTTTCGCATAATCCTGCCGCTCCCATTTGCTGTTGAGGTAGAGCAAGCTCAGGGTATTCATCGCTGGGGCAGAACCATCTTCCGCGGCCTGTGTATCGTATTTAATTGCCCTATCTGAACTCTATTGGACCCCTTGCCCTTTAAGGAATAGGTTAGCAAGCTTAAATTTTGCCCTGGCAAGATCCTTGAGAAGCGGCATATTTACAGGCTTTTTACTCGGATTCAATTGCAGCTATTTCTTCCAGATATCTCTGTTGAGAGGTAACGGTATTGAGAGATTGGGGAAATTCTAGATATGTATCCCAATAAGTGGCGTAACTGATCGAGTTCTGTGCATAGCAGAATTCCAGAGATAATAAACATTTTTCTCATGGCTTATTTTTTGATTATTGACTCAATCAGGTTTTTCATCTCTTTGCTGTTTTTACGCTCGCCTGAAGGTTTTCCTTTTGCCCAGAATTGGTATTGCAGAGCTTTAACCAGCCGGTTGAATTGCTCCATATACTTGGGTATATCCTGCTGATAGAGGTGATTAGAAAGACGGTGGTGGCAAGTAACCTGCCGAGGAAGCGATTGTTCAAGGTGAGCTTCAATTATTATCAGCAGCTGGTATTGATTCTGACAAGGGGTCGATTCTCGGCCAGCAGAGCAAGTGGGGAGGAGGTTGGTGATTTTCCCGGTGTAGCCAGCAAATCAAAGGCTCTTCCTGAACTACTTGATCATCGCCCAAAAAGCTCTAGTGCAGTGCTGAGATCTAGGCCGGCAGCGGGCACTCCATTTTACCTTGTGTTTGCCCGGCTGGTTTACCGGATATGCCGGTAATATACCCGAATAAGCCGGGGGATAATATTAGGCTGAAGGGCTCTGTAGGCTGCACTACATGTTGATCAAAGCAGCTTTGTGAATTGAGGTGGTAGCTTATTTAGATAGAGAGTGGTGGTGAGTGGTTCCTGTGGGCGC
This DNA window, taken from Microbulbifer sp. GL-2, encodes the following:
- a CDS encoding transposase, with the protein product MTIKGKRRHFEPEFKKYTAALVSEQGYSISKAAEAVGTTTGNLRRWIKELKQVESEVRLDTGERAELDRLRQEKNSCAWRKKS
- a CDS encoding integrase core domain-containing protein; translated protein: MSRKGNCWDNALTERFFGSLKREWLTVNLYSTRKDAISDVRAYISYYNSHRIHTTLGDVTPIEFEKCA
- a CDS encoding tryptophan halogenase family protein; translation: MSNHNKKIIILGGGTAGWITANLMAAHWQDKGFDITLVESPDIGIVGVGEGSTPPLKGFMDTIGVSEAEWMPECNATYKVGITFKGWSTKPGFSEYVHPFVGQPDQFTVPAFFHNSFLRRKGVDLEGHPDHFFLATEMIRQKLSPVAPENFPFEIAYGYHFDSGLLGKYLRRVAERKGVKYKVATVTGAMLDNLGNIDYLKTTDGEVLKADLYVDSSGFRGNLIQQTLKVPFISCAESLFNDSAVVFATEQEEDYAPHTISTALKYGWAWKIPLTNRNGNGYVYSSNFVDDDKAETEFRAHLGLLDSDAEARRLKFKVGRVAQHWAKNCLAVGLSQGFIEPLEATALDMVQETVVRFIEAYNNGDYTDKFRDEFNNRINARFDAVRDYIVCHYRISSRTDTDYWIANGTNEKISPSLRSIIMSWMAGKNLTDELMNQKLDVYFPNVSWNCLLTGKGIYPIQEQLRPGNELAHKYKIEEIRGFNRRCALNFKPHSQQLNLLSLGVIGD
- a CDS encoding tetratricopeptide repeat protein; this encodes MNTLSLLYLNSKWERQDYAKASNWFERAAENKSMYGYFNQDRIYEEGLRVERSQAHALALDKESSSLGHATSSLKLAKVHSVKNASSSDLEVALYYLKKAAEQSENNNIQHTLEKCQKSQTCNNMELGKLLRFLSTKNQ
- a CDS encoding DDE-type integrase/transposase/recombinase translates to MKALFVESRQSLGSRHLMKLLRKEGFKIGRYRVRKLMKQLGLVVKCKKRFTLTTDSKHCLPAAENLLNRNFSPAAKNQVWATDITYIWTLQGWFYLAVVIDLYSRRIVGWHLDHQMETTLVSRALIMAVNL